In Rhinatrema bivittatum chromosome 1, aRhiBiv1.1, whole genome shotgun sequence, a single genomic region encodes these proteins:
- the FGFBP1 gene encoding fibroblast growth factor-binding protein 1, with translation MKIRSLTFLCILVLLSQLLLVNCNQHEEGKQKKENKEKPQDAGKQKGTGKGERKQVGADQNEKGQRPNRGKGVHGKFSSKDKAECTWSVTGEDTVHLKVECTQGNASFWCVFAGNPSSCMHFKADSKSYWKQIGRAVKKQKQLCKSPKSVLKSKVCKKGPQEAHLSLTSSSLVKMGNLNKDEATAHEKAKPHNAEPMEKDLVKDDTKCSEDEDPIDQKKLAEEYCGKTWGSVCTVFFSMVQSKKC, from the coding sequence ATGAAAATCAGAAGTCTCACGTTTCTGTGCATCCTAGTGCTGCTGTCACAGCTTCTCCTGGTCAACTGCAACCAACACGAagaaggaaagcagaaaaaagaaaataaggaaaagCCCCAGGATGCTGGCAAACAGAAAGGTACCGGGAAAGGTGAAAGAAAGCAAGTTGGAGCTGACCAGAATGAAAAGGGGCAAAGACCAAACAGGGGAAAAGGAGTGCATGGCAAGTTTTCCAGCAAAGATAAGGCTGAGTGTACCTGGTCAGTTACTGGAGAGGACACTGTTCACTTGAAAGTCGAATGCACCCAGGGCAATGCCAGCTTCTGGTGTGTGTTTGCAGGAAACCCTTCCTCCTGCATGCATTTTAAAGCAGATTCGAAATCCTACTGGAAGCAGATTGGCCGAGCCGTAAAGAAGCAGAAGCAGCTCTGCAAAAGTCCAAAAAGTGTTCTGAAATCTAAAGTGTGCAAGAAAGGACCACAGGAGGCACATCTCAGCCTCACAAGCTCCAGTCTTGTGAAGATGGGAAACCTAAACAAAGATGAAGCAACTGCCCATGAGAAAGCAAAACCTCACAATGCAGAGCCCATGGAGAAGGACTTAGTGAAGGATGACACCAAGTGCTCTGAAGATGAGGATCCCATTGACCAGAAAAAGTTGGCTGAGGAGTACTGTGGGAAAACGTGGGGCTCGGTCTGCACCGTCTTCTTCTCAATGGTGCAGAGTAAAAAGTGCTGA